The genomic region CATCAACCAATCAAATGAAATAAAAATATTAGGTGAACTATGATTGCATTGCCTCCACAAATCTATATTGAATATAAAAATTTAGCGAATGATCAAATCCGTGCAGAAATTCAAAAAGATCTCATCGCACAGGTTTTAAAAAAAAATGGATTTGAAGAAAATGTAATTATTGAAAATCAATTGCAAAAAAATCCATCGGAAAAAGATTATATTTTGAATGTCAATTGTCTTCAATGTAATCTTTTAGGATCTGATGAAAATGAAGTTGTTTTTTCTTCTATTCATAAATCAAACACAAAAAACAATTATACTGTAGAATATACATTTGAAGTGAGTGCAAACAAAAATAAACGTTCGCTCTGGAAAATTGCTGTTACTGACAAAAAAATAATTTATTTTATTTCAGCAAAACAGAATCTTCAGGTAAATACAATTTTATCTTCAAATAACATCGAAATCAAAACATGTCTCACAGGGGATGATAAATGCTCGCCTAAAATGTCTTATCAAACTTCTC from Fluviispira vulneris harbors:
- a CDS encoding flagella basal body P-ring formation protein FlgA, with product MIALPPQIYIEYKNLANDQIRAEIQKDLIAQVLKKNGFEENVIIENQLQKNPSEKDYILNVNCLQCNLLGSDENEVVFSSIHKSNTKNNYTVEYTFEVSANKNKRSLWKIAVTDKKIIYFISAKQNLQVNTILSSNNIEIKTCLTGDDKCSPKMSYQTSQEAIEQLKLFINKKTNKDLKVGQEIEIKNLSQEILVHTGEKTRITYKPSNTLTIQTHGKALSNGGLGEIIRVQINDWFEKNASFRPTGIIEGTVIAPGEVEYAIK